A genome region from Pseudanabaena sp. Chao 1811 includes the following:
- a CDS encoding tetratricopeptide repeat protein, with translation MPTQRNRGIAATVAGLQKLREVKAAGKADGTRLTFEGIADRISQNSQSSVDPRTVRRFFKGEGIDRDYVLAICKALGLEVTEIVDQNEWNPVKSRQTSQAVAIAATLNTTPPPVDEWQGRQDEIKELQTALSNEKVRLIGITAAGGYGKSALAVKFKEQLTSDWRVLWVSFIQPYPLAQFGRWLLEQLGRDYDEKWDEETLIGQIIEGLIAEPYLLVLDNMETVIPAEGKSVYGQFLSQWLGNGMHSKLLLTSREQPAFSANLLPRCYWLALKGLAEADAMRLVTEDYGLTGTQQELAHFVNRMDRHPLLMQLVSSWMRDKLGEGVSVTEAENLGLDLFTVEGYHRDTETCVREVVAASLARLSARLGDILKRLSVLRGIFDLGLAQGLTADVTDAELRYLARLSLLQEFPPEPLKGKPRRFQFLPLISMVVQQQADSELLRSAHQAALDYFLAHLPAPPWESLEDLTAYLEAFYHAGELGAWHLAYDILDEQRGGEGKNKSVHYFLNFQGFYRQQAQLYEQVIAGSQREQACYRKSLNRLGICYQDLGQYEKAIAHHQQHHDISEEMGDRQGEASSLDNLGTCYRNLGQYEKAIAHHQQSLEIDEEIDNRQGVASSLGGLGSCYNFLGQYEKAIAHHQQSLEIKEEIGNRQGVAISLGNLGNCYDYLGQYEKAIAHHQQSLEISKEMGDRQGMAISLGNLGNCYDYLGQHEKAIVHHQQYHDISKEIGFREGVATSLGNLGVCYDSLGKYEKVIAYHQQHRDISEEIGDQQGVAISLHNMGAALLKLENYSEAETKIQESLVISQQINFKPLTAYSFKVLAEIAHQTNQSQLALTHCQNAIALSQELGIPLVKDCEELLAKIQEDLDPPQSPL, from the coding sequence ATGCCTACACAGCGCAATAGAGGGATCGCCGCAACGGTTGCGGGACTGCAAAAACTTCGTGAGGTTAAGGCGGCTGGCAAAGCGGATGGAACTCGTTTGACCTTTGAAGGCATTGCCGATCGCATTTCTCAGAATTCTCAATCTTCAGTTGATCCCAGAACGGTAAGACGATTTTTTAAGGGTGAAGGTATCGATCGAGATTATGTCCTAGCGATTTGTAAGGCTTTGGGTTTAGAGGTCACGGAGATTGTTGATCAGAATGAATGGAATCCCGTTAAGTCTCGTCAAACTTCTCAAGCCGTGGCGATCGCCGCAACCCTGAATACGACACCGCCACCTGTGGATGAATGGCAGGGACGACAGGATGAAATCAAGGAACTCCAAACCGCCCTAAGCAATGAAAAAGTCCGCTTAATCGGGATCACCGCAGCAGGAGGCTATGGTAAATCGGCTTTAGCGGTGAAGTTCAAGGAGCAGTTAACCTCTGATTGGCGGGTGTTGTGGGTGAGTTTTATCCAGCCTTATCCTTTGGCGCAATTTGGGCGATGGTTATTGGAGCAGTTGGGACGAGACTATGATGAAAAATGGGACGAGGAGACGTTAATTGGGCAGATCATCGAAGGGTTAATCGCTGAGCCTTATTTGTTGGTGTTGGACAATATGGAAACGGTAATACCAGCAGAAGGGAAGTCGGTTTATGGTCAATTTTTGAGCCAATGGTTAGGGAATGGGATGCATAGTAAGCTACTGCTCACCAGTCGGGAACAGCCAGCGTTTAGCGCCAATTTGCTGCCGCGTTGTTATTGGTTAGCCCTAAAGGGGTTAGCGGAAGCCGATGCGATGCGTTTGGTGACGGAAGACTATGGATTAACGGGAACGCAGCAGGAATTAGCCCATTTTGTGAACCGAATGGATCGTCATCCTCTCTTGATGCAACTGGTATCGAGTTGGATGCGGGACAAGTTGGGGGAAGGGGTTAGTGTGACAGAGGCGGAAAATTTGGGCTTAGATTTGTTTACGGTGGAAGGTTATCACCGTGATACGGAAACCTGTGTCAGGGAAGTCGTGGCGGCGAGTTTGGCGCGATTATCGGCAAGGTTAGGGGATATTTTAAAGCGGTTATCGGTATTGCGAGGGATTTTCGATTTAGGGTTAGCTCAGGGGTTAACTGCGGATGTAACGGATGCAGAGTTACGGTATTTAGCCCGTTTGTCGTTGTTGCAGGAGTTTCCCCCTGAACCTCTCAAGGGAAAACCGCGACGGTTTCAGTTTTTGCCTTTAATTTCGATGGTGGTGCAACAGCAAGCGGATTCTGAGTTGTTGCGATCAGCGCATCAGGCTGCGTTGGATTATTTTTTGGCACATTTACCTGCGCCACCTTGGGAATCATTGGAGGATTTGACGGCGTATTTGGAGGCGTTTTACCATGCAGGGGAATTGGGAGCATGGCATTTAGCCTATGATATTTTGGATGAGCAGCGAGGGGGAGAAGGGAAAAATAAATCAGTTCATTACTTTTTGAATTTTCAAGGTTTTTACCGTCAGCAAGCGCAGTTATATGAACAGGTAATCGCAGGTAGTCAAAGGGAACAAGCTTGTTATCGCAAATCTTTAAACCGTTTGGGAATTTGTTATCAAGACTTGGGACAGTATGAAAAAGCGATCGCCCACCATCAGCAACATCACGACATCAGTGAAGAAATGGGTGATCGGCAAGGAGAGGCAAGTTCTCTAGATAATTTAGGAACTTGTTATAGAAACTTGGGGCAGTATGAAAAAGCAATCGCTCATCACCAGCAATCTCTCGAAATCGACGAAGAAATCGACAATCGGCAAGGAGTGGCAAGTTCTCTAGGCGGTTTAGGCAGTTGTTATAATTTCTTGGGGCAGTATGAAAAAGCGATCGCCCATCACCAGCAATCTCTCGAAATCAAAGAAGAAATCGGCAATCGGCAAGGGGTGGCAATTTCTCTAGGCAATTTAGGCAATTGTTATGATTATTTGGGGCAGTATGAAAAAGCAATCGCTCATCACCAGCAATCTCTCGAAATCAGTAAAGAAATGGGTGATCGGCAAGGGATGGCAATTTCTCTAGGCAATTTAGGCAATTGTTATGATTATTTGGGGCAGCATGAAAAAGCGATTGTCCATCACCAGCAATATCACGACATTAGTAAAGAAATCGGCTTTCGGGAAGGGGTAGCAACTTCTCTAGGCAATTTAGGCGTTTGTTATGATTCTTTGGGAAAGTATGAAAAAGTGATCGCCTATCACCAGCAACATCGCGACATCAGTGAAGAAATCGGCGATCAGCAAGGGGTAGCAATTTCTTTACATAATATGGGGGCAGCATTGCTCAAACTTGAAAACTACAGCGAAGCAGAAACCAAAATTCAAGAATCCTTAGTGATTTCCCAACAGATTAACTTTAAACCTTTAACCGCCTATAGTTTCAAAGTCCTTGCCGAAATCGCCCATCAAACCAATCAATCCCAACTCGCCCTCACCCATTGCCAAAACGCGATCGCCCTCTCCCAAGAACTTGGCATTCCCTTAGTCAAAGACTGCGAAGAACTCCTAGCAAAAATTCAGGAGGACTTAGATCCCCCTCAATCCCCCTTGTAA
- a CDS encoding IS256 family transposase has protein sequence MNIRKELLDELLQECKTPPDLFGEGGILKQLTTALVERALEAELSMHLGYGKHEPRPEGQTNSRNGYSQKKVQGDFGVAEIAVPRDRQGEFEPQMVKKGQSRLSGLDEKIIALYARGMSVRDIQAQLQEMYGVEVSPTLISNVTDAVIDEVKQWQNRPLEAVYPIVFLDCLVIKVRDNGRVINKSLYFALGVNMDGYKELLGMWISPNEGAKFWLSVLTEIHNRGVKDILIACVDGLTGFPNAIETVFPKTQVQLCIVHMVRNSVAFVPWQQRKQVCADLKAIYSAATESEAEFNLELFAEKWDKQYPSISKSWRSHWANIIPFFAFPTEIRRAIYTTNAIESMNSSLRKVIKSQQIFPSDDAAFKLVYLAMRNISKKWTMPIRDWKPALNRFAILFEDRLHV, from the coding sequence ATGAATATACGCAAAGAATTGCTCGACGAATTGCTGCAAGAATGTAAAACACCACCTGACCTATTCGGAGAAGGAGGCATTCTGAAGCAACTGACGACCGCATTAGTGGAGCGAGCATTGGAAGCAGAACTATCCATGCATCTGGGCTACGGAAAACATGAACCAAGACCAGAAGGACAAACTAACAGTCGCAATGGCTATAGCCAGAAAAAAGTGCAAGGTGACTTTGGCGTAGCCGAAATCGCAGTCCCCCGAGATCGGCAAGGGGAGTTTGAACCGCAGATGGTGAAGAAAGGACAAAGTCGCTTGTCAGGACTAGATGAAAAGATCATTGCTCTCTACGCACGAGGTATGAGTGTCAGGGATATTCAAGCCCAGTTGCAAGAAATGTATGGTGTTGAAGTATCACCAACACTTATTTCCAATGTTACAGATGCAGTAATTGACGAGGTGAAGCAATGGCAAAACCGTCCCCTTGAAGCAGTCTATCCAATCGTCTTTCTGGACTGTCTAGTCATCAAAGTCCGAGACAATGGCAGAGTGATTAACAAATCCTTGTACTTTGCCTTGGGCGTGAATATGGACGGGTACAAGGAATTACTGGGTATGTGGATTTCTCCGAATGAAGGTGCGAAATTCTGGTTGTCAGTACTCACCGAAATTCACAACCGTGGGGTCAAAGATATTTTGATTGCCTGTGTCGATGGCTTGACTGGTTTCCCTAATGCGATTGAGACGGTATTTCCTAAAACTCAGGTGCAGTTATGCATTGTCCACATGGTCAGAAACTCGGTCGCTTTTGTACCTTGGCAACAACGCAAGCAAGTTTGTGCTGACCTCAAGGCTATTTATAGCGCGGCGACGGAATCGGAGGCTGAGTTTAATCTCGAACTCTTTGCTGAAAAGTGGGACAAGCAATATCCATCAATCTCCAAGTCTTGGCGCAGTCATTGGGCAAACATTATCCCCTTCTTTGCTTTCCCGACCGAGATTCGCAGGGCGATTTATACCACCAATGCGATTGAGTCGATGAACAGTAGTTTGCGGAAGGTGATTAAATCCCAACAGATTTTTCCCTCTGATGATGCTGCTTTCAAGCTCGTTTATTTAGCAATGCGGAATATCTCGAAGAAGTGGACGATGCCG
- a CDS encoding DUF3800 domain-containing protein, producing MAKGKNKKILFFIDEFGTAGVSDLYFGGVIALAKDTGRLDKCFSDRLETNANEIHAVKMRDEYIKDLMIRFKQSASQENFILINRAVSIRQGAAPIIYAQGLIEIVKVGLKLFRKEVLKSTHINNVEVITDINQHNSHPDFENEISKEKSKDREFSPVNHVARIDSAASRMLQIADIVAYSRKFIINRDLNAEQLKRDYGIHIK from the coding sequence ATGGCTAAAGGCAAGAATAAGAAAATCCTGTTCTTTATTGATGAATTTGGGACTGCGGGGGTAAGCGATTTATATTTCGGAGGAGTTATTGCTTTAGCGAAAGATACTGGACGTTTAGATAAGTGTTTTAGCGATCGGTTAGAGACAAACGCTAATGAAATTCATGCCGTTAAGATGAGAGATGAATATATTAAGGATCTTATGATCCGCTTCAAGCAGTCTGCATCTCAAGAGAATTTTATTTTGATTAATCGTGCTGTTAGTATTCGACAGGGTGCTGCCCCAATAATTTATGCCCAAGGTTTAATCGAGATAGTAAAAGTTGGTTTAAAGCTTTTTAGAAAAGAAGTGCTGAAAAGTACGCATATTAACAATGTAGAAGTTATTACCGACATCAATCAACACAATAGTCACCCAGATTTTGAGAATGAAATATCCAAAGAAAAGTCTAAGGATAGAGAATTCTCTCCAGTTAATCACGTTGCTAGAATTGATTCTGCTGCATCACGGATGCTTCAGATTGCTGATATAGTGGCTTACTCTCGCAAATTCATTATTAATAGAGATCTAAATGCCGAACAACTAAAGAGAGATTATGGTATCCATATAAAATGA